A single window of Phycisphaerales bacterium DNA harbors:
- a CDS encoding TIGR04290 family methyltransferase: MTTHARPNFNLQAPPITPRSDTEARIASLAPWFHNIKLPTGEQTAPNHPLGDFPRFKWEEIKDHIPTDLSGRTALDIGCNAGFYSLELARRGAEVHAIEPDEHYLEQARWVAAQHGLASRIHYHALGIWDLADEHEGMPAAFDLVLFMGVFYHLRHPLLGLDIAAARTAGTMVFQTLTTADDEVADAPEDLPLEERERLSQPGWPRMSFIEHSFATDQTNWWVPNAACCEAMLRSAGLRVMSRPGHEIYICDKE, encoded by the coding sequence TTGACCACCCACGCCCGCCCCAACTTCAACCTCCAGGCCCCGCCCATCACGCCGCGCAGCGACACCGAGGCGCGGATCGCGTCGCTGGCGCCGTGGTTCCACAACATCAAGCTGCCCACCGGTGAGCAGACAGCGCCCAACCACCCGTTGGGCGACTTCCCGCGCTTCAAGTGGGAGGAGATCAAGGACCACATCCCCACTGACCTCAGCGGGCGCACCGCACTCGACATCGGCTGCAACGCCGGCTTCTACTCGCTGGAGCTGGCCCGGCGCGGCGCCGAGGTGCACGCGATCGAGCCCGACGAGCATTACCTGGAGCAGGCCCGCTGGGTGGCCGCGCAGCACGGCCTCGCGTCGCGCATCCACTACCACGCGCTCGGCATCTGGGACCTCGCCGACGAGCACGAGGGCATGCCCGCGGCCTTCGACCTGGTGCTGTTCATGGGCGTCTTCTACCACCTGCGGCACCCGCTTCTCGGCCTCGACATCGCCGCGGCACGCACGGCGGGCACGATGGTGTTCCAGACGCTCACCACAGCCGACGACGAGGTGGCTGACGCGCCCGAGGACCTGCCGCTGGAGGAGCGCGAGCGGCTGTCACAGCCGGGCTGGCCGCGGATGAGCTTCATCGAGCACTCGTTCGCCACCGATCAGACCAACTGGTGGGTGCCCAACGCGGCCTGCTGCGAGGCGATGCTGCGCTCCGCCGGGCTGCGTGTGATGTCGCGCCCGGGGCATGAGATCTACATCTGCGACAAGGAGTGA
- a CDS encoding glycosyltransferase: MSAPLSIVFLGLSVTSSWGNGHATNYRGLMRTLTKRGHQVTFLERDRPWYADNRDLPKPPWGRTHLYRSLQDLKQRFTRVVRNADVVVLGSYVPKGIQVAEWLRSAAKGVRVFYDIDTPVTLAALADGTCEYLSPHQVPYFDVYLSFTGGPTLRKIERAYGSPAARAFYCLVDPAVHRPHTEDREPKWDLGYLGTYSADRQPGVRNLLIRPALADPALRMIVAGPQYPDDIEWPENVRRIEHLPPSRHRTFYTSQRFTLNVTRAHMRKAGYSPSVRLFEAAACGTPIISDIWAGIEEVLEPGSEILLADSSQEVLRLLTTMPEGQRRAIGERARQRILREHTAEHRAMEFEQHVSEARARNNRAVIAA, encoded by the coding sequence ATGAGCGCGCCACTCTCCATCGTCTTCCTCGGCCTCTCCGTCACCTCGTCCTGGGGCAACGGGCACGCGACCAACTACCGCGGCCTCATGCGCACGCTCACGAAGCGCGGCCACCAGGTGACCTTCCTCGAGCGCGACCGCCCGTGGTACGCCGACAACCGCGACCTGCCGAAGCCGCCGTGGGGCCGCACGCACCTGTACCGCTCGTTGCAGGACCTCAAGCAGCGGTTCACCCGCGTCGTCCGCAACGCCGACGTGGTCGTGCTGGGGTCGTACGTGCCAAAGGGCATACAGGTCGCCGAGTGGCTGCGCTCAGCCGCGAAAGGCGTGCGTGTGTTCTACGACATCGACACCCCAGTGACGCTCGCAGCCCTCGCCGACGGCACGTGCGAATACCTGTCACCGCACCAGGTGCCCTACTTCGACGTGTACCTCTCCTTCACCGGCGGGCCGACGCTGCGGAAGATCGAGCGCGCCTACGGCTCGCCCGCGGCACGCGCGTTCTACTGCCTCGTCGACCCCGCCGTGCACAGGCCCCACACCGAGGACCGCGAGCCCAAGTGGGACCTCGGGTACCTCGGCACCTACTCAGCCGACCGCCAGCCCGGCGTGCGCAACCTGCTCATCAGGCCCGCGCTCGCCGACCCCGCCCTGCGCATGATCGTCGCAGGACCGCAGTACCCCGACGACATCGAATGGCCAGAGAACGTCCGCCGCATCGAGCACCTGCCGCCCTCGCGCCACCGCACGTTCTACACCTCGCAGCGCTTCACGCTCAACGTGACGCGCGCCCATATGCGCAAGGCCGGCTACTCGCCCAGCGTCCGCCTCTTCGAGGCCGCGGCGTGCGGCACGCCCATCATCTCCGACATCTGGGCCGGCATCGAGGAGGTGCTGGAGCCCGGCAGCGAGATCCTGCTGGCGGACTCGTCGCAGGAGGTGCTTCGCCTGCTCACCACGATGCCCGAGGGCCAGCGCCGCGCCATCGGCGAGCGGGCCCGCCAGCGGATTCTCCGCGAGCACACGGCCGAACACCGGGCCATGGAGTTCGAGCAGCACGTGTCTGAGGCCCGCGCCCGGAACAACCGCGCCGTGATAGCCGCCTGA
- a CDS encoding glycosyltransferase family 4 protein, translating into MNLCVSRNLDDITPSRLPPLDATPGVLRLLYVGIPIIGFGTLTRELRAFCEHRPDVHAVHVSLVNSTPMKCLNRLSPIPWNCHLRVWRSAQMWRRKLYRWCRPGGPLDIRRFDAVLVSPQPYAWAFCDLKDAGHDFTLAVNIDATTANIVRDFGDSRLTTFALHRADQHVFDHADLITCMGNWSRHSVVNDYGVRPERTMLVPPIAPPVTTHARHDHAGLPRIVLVGHDWKRKGGPELLAWHQQHWRDRAELHFIGGDGIPKFRSPPRNVTFHGRQPRERVMHELLPGMDLFVMPTKRDMSPWALLEAAAIGLPVVSTRVGGVPDLVDDGITGFLAERDNHAGYIAAIERLIADRELRRRMGEAGRAHAQRFNREAVYSRLIDRLKSLYHAPALAPAA; encoded by the coding sequence ATGAACCTGTGCGTGAGCCGCAACCTCGACGACATCACCCCGTCGCGGCTCCCCCCGCTCGACGCTACGCCCGGCGTGCTCCGCCTGCTCTACGTCGGCATCCCCATCATCGGGTTCGGCACCCTCACCCGCGAACTGCGGGCCTTTTGCGAGCACCGCCCCGACGTCCATGCCGTGCACGTGTCGCTGGTGAACAGCACGCCGATGAAGTGCCTGAACCGTCTGTCGCCTATCCCCTGGAACTGCCACCTCCGCGTCTGGCGCTCGGCCCAGATGTGGCGGCGGAAGCTTTACCGGTGGTGCCGCCCCGGCGGGCCGCTGGACATCCGCCGCTTCGACGCCGTGCTCGTGTCGCCCCAGCCATACGCGTGGGCCTTCTGTGACCTCAAGGACGCGGGCCACGACTTCACCCTCGCAGTGAACATCGACGCCACCACCGCCAACATCGTCCGCGACTTCGGCGACTCGCGACTTACCACCTTCGCCCTGCACCGGGCCGACCAGCACGTGTTCGACCACGCCGACCTTATTACCTGCATGGGCAACTGGTCACGACACTCGGTGGTGAACGACTACGGCGTCCGCCCGGAACGCACGATGCTGGTCCCGCCGATTGCCCCGCCAGTCACCACCCACGCCCGCCACGACCACGCTGGCCTGCCCCGGATCGTCCTCGTCGGCCATGACTGGAAGCGCAAGGGGGGGCCCGAGCTGCTCGCCTGGCACCAGCAGCACTGGCGCGACCGTGCCGAGCTGCACTTCATCGGCGGCGACGGCATCCCCAAGTTCCGCTCGCCGCCCCGCAACGTCACCTTCCACGGCCGCCAGCCCCGCGAGCGGGTGATGCACGAGCTGCTCCCCGGTATGGACCTCTTCGTCATGCCCACAAAGCGTGACATGTCGCCCTGGGCACTGCTGGAGGCCGCGGCCATCGGGCTGCCGGTGGTCAGCACCCGCGTGGGCGGCGTGCCCGACCTCGTCGACGACGGCATCACCGGCTTCCTCGCCGAGCGAGACAACCACGCCGGTTACATTGCCGCCATTGAGCGGCTCATCGCGGACCGCGAGCTCCGCCGCCGCATGGGCGAGGCGGGGCGCGCCCACGCGCAGCGGTTCAATCGGGAGGCGGTCTACTCGCGCCTGATCGACCGCCTCAAGTCGCTGTACCATGCCCCCGCCCTCGCCCCCGCAGCCTAG
- a CDS encoding glycosyltransferase family 4 protein, with protein sequence MIRALSANLTSITPDVLAALRSPSGRTRILSIGVSQFGLMTYLQELEKYCAGRDDVELVYVTMHNSLLERLWSRFPNPRSKARIAERMVSMWRRRMRSWLSPRGPLPVDLFDAVVVCPQLYALGAVDVKRAGTATKLAVILDATVANTIRDMNDDGPVQRRLLEEDRAIFQTAELVGCMSTWAADSVRNDFGVPPERICPMLPTVGIVDLPPRPPVDPSKPVKLVFVGRHWWRKGLPELLRWHQQHWATRAELHVIGNEAELTIAKGARNVIVHGTVPRERLMRELMPAMDLFVLPTVQDMSPAAIAEAMAAGLPVVSARLAGIPDMVVHGETGLLVTPRDEAGYMQAIGSLIEDPALCRRMGEAARRRAETHFRREVVYGRFVDRLIALTLPAAGKPAPAGYSPA encoded by the coding sequence TTGATCCGCGCCCTCAGTGCCAACCTCACCAGCATCACCCCCGACGTGCTCGCCGCCCTGCGGAGCCCCAGCGGCCGCACGCGCATCCTCAGCATCGGCGTCAGCCAGTTCGGCCTCATGACCTACCTCCAGGAGCTGGAGAAGTACTGCGCCGGGCGCGACGACGTCGAGCTCGTCTACGTCACGATGCACAACTCGCTGCTGGAGCGCCTCTGGAGCCGCTTCCCCAACCCCCGCAGCAAGGCCCGCATAGCCGAGCGCATGGTGAGCATGTGGCGGCGGCGGATGCGGTCCTGGCTAAGCCCCCGCGGCCCGCTACCAGTGGACCTCTTCGACGCGGTGGTCGTCTGCCCCCAGCTGTACGCGCTCGGGGCTGTCGATGTGAAGCGCGCCGGTACAGCGACCAAGCTAGCAGTCATTCTTGACGCCACAGTCGCGAACACGATTCGTGACATGAATGACGATGGGCCTGTGCAGCGGCGGCTGCTCGAAGAGGACCGCGCGATCTTCCAGACCGCCGAGCTCGTCGGCTGCATGAGCACCTGGGCGGCCGACTCGGTCCGCAACGACTTCGGGGTCCCGCCCGAACGCATCTGCCCAATGCTGCCGACCGTCGGCATCGTCGACCTGCCGCCGCGCCCGCCGGTCGATCCCAGCAAACCTGTCAAGCTTGTCTTCGTTGGCCGTCACTGGTGGCGCAAGGGCCTGCCCGAGCTCCTGCGTTGGCACCAGCAGCACTGGGCGACCCGCGCCGAGCTGCATGTCATCGGCAACGAGGCCGAGCTGACCATCGCCAAGGGCGCCCGCAACGTGATCGTGCACGGCACCGTTCCGCGCGAGCGGCTCATGCGCGAGCTCATGCCGGCCATGGACCTGTTCGTTCTCCCCACTGTGCAGGACATGTCCCCCGCGGCGATCGCCGAGGCCATGGCGGCGGGGTTGCCGGTTGTCAGCGCCCGCCTCGCCGGTATCCCCGACATGGTGGTCCATGGCGAGACCGGCCTGCTCGTCACCCCTCGCGACGAGGCTGGTTACATGCAGGCAATCGGCTCGCTGATTGAGGACCCCGCTCTCTGCCGCCGCATGGGTGAGGCCGCGCGGCGGCGTGCCGAGACCCACTTCCGGCGCGAGGTGGTCTACGGCCGTTTCGTCGACCGCCTGATTGCACTGACGCTGCCCGCCGCAGGGAAGCCCGCCCCCGCGGGCTACAGTCCGGCGTGA
- a CDS encoding glycosyltransferase produces the protein MSRAPLNIAFFGSSLVSAYWNGAATYYRGLIRALAERGHKVTFYEPDAFERQKHRDLPNPSWAEVVVYDPATEAQVRATVEQARGSDVVIKASGVGVHDALLEEAVLGLQSVRTAVAFWDVDAPATLSRVEGDRTDPFRPLIPKYDLVFTYGGAQPVIDRYKALGARDCVPVYNALDPTTHFPVPRDDRFAADLTFLGNRLPDREARVEEFFLRPSALCPRKSFLLAGNGWQDKNVPANVRRLGHVYTTDHNALNCTPLAVLNVTRESMASNGWSPATRVFECAGAGACLITDYWEGIGDFLTPGSECLVARSGDEVAELLATLTPEKARAIGEAARIRILSEHTYTHRALQVEEVLTSRRAAPHPHPTPPPPPPRNHDHP, from the coding sequence GTGAGCCGTGCACCCCTTAACATTGCGTTCTTCGGCAGCAGCCTGGTATCCGCCTACTGGAACGGCGCCGCCACGTACTACCGCGGGCTGATCCGTGCCCTCGCCGAGCGCGGCCACAAGGTCACGTTCTACGAGCCCGATGCCTTCGAACGCCAGAAGCACCGCGACCTGCCCAACCCATCGTGGGCCGAGGTGGTCGTGTACGACCCGGCCACCGAGGCGCAGGTGCGGGCCACGGTCGAGCAGGCCCGGGGTAGCGACGTCGTGATCAAGGCCAGCGGCGTGGGCGTGCACGACGCGCTGCTTGAGGAGGCGGTGCTCGGGCTCCAATCCGTGCGCACCGCGGTAGCGTTCTGGGATGTGGATGCTCCCGCTACGCTGTCGCGCGTGGAGGGCGACCGCACCGACCCGTTCCGGCCGCTGATCCCGAAGTACGACCTGGTGTTCACGTACGGCGGGGCGCAGCCGGTCATCGACCGCTACAAGGCACTCGGCGCCCGCGACTGCGTGCCCGTGTACAACGCCCTGGACCCCACCACGCACTTCCCCGTGCCGCGCGATGACCGGTTCGCCGCCGACCTCACGTTCCTTGGCAACCGCCTGCCCGACCGCGAGGCCCGCGTCGAGGAGTTCTTCCTCAGGCCCTCGGCGCTGTGCCCGCGCAAGTCCTTCCTGCTCGCGGGCAACGGTTGGCAGGACAAGAACGTGCCGGCCAACGTGCGGCGGCTGGGGCACGTGTACACCACCGACCACAACGCCCTCAACTGCACGCCGCTGGCGGTGCTCAACGTCACCCGCGAGAGCATGGCCAGCAACGGCTGGTCGCCCGCCACGCGCGTCTTCGAGTGCGCTGGCGCCGGCGCCTGCCTGATCACCGACTACTGGGAGGGGATCGGTGACTTCCTCACGCCGGGCTCCGAGTGCCTGGTTGCCCGCAGCGGCGATGAGGTCGCCGAGCTGCTCGCAACGCTCACGCCGGAGAAGGCACGGGCGATCGGCGAGGCCGCCCGCATCCGGATCCTCTCCGAGCACACGTACACGCACCGGGCGCTCCAGGTCGAGGAGGTGCTGACCTCCCGCCGGGCGGCGCCTCATCCCCACCCGACACCCCCACCACCGCCGCCGCGTAACCACGACCACCCATGA
- a CDS encoding excinuclease ABC subunit UvrB — protein MTSKPFKVVSPFAPMGDQPTAIEKLAADLNAGRPAAVLLGATGTGKTFTMANVIAKVGKPTLIISHNKTLAAQLFEELKEFLPENSVNYFVSYYDYYQPEAYIPQRDIYIEKDSSRNDDLDQLRLAATSNILSRRDTVVVASVSCIFGLGSPEAYGDKVLTITKGMRVDRRNFLLALSSMQYARSEMEWKRGQFRVRGDALDIWPAYEKYAVHIELFGDEVDRLELINPTSGEILAEERTFHLFPAVHYVMPENQLHSALDAIRAELDARVMEFRSQGKLLEAQRLLSRTKFDLEMLAETGTCPGIENYSRFMDGRAPGERPFCLMDYFDYAPSRGSDGHPRLGGTRRDISERLTADASIAAMTDGPVITHPRRPNFRDWLLIIDESHVTIPQIRAMFNGDQARKTVLVEHGFRLPSALDNRPLRFEEFEAIVPQVMFVSATPAKYELERTGGEVAEQVIRPTGLLDPQVEVKPTKGQVPDLLEQCQARVAGGERVLVTALTKRLCEDLASYMAEKGLRVRYLHSDIETLDRMEILADLRLGNFDILVGVNLLREGLDLPEVSLVAILDADKEGFLRSPTSLIQLMGRAARNVNGKVIMYADQITPAMQGAIEETERRRVKQLAYNEAHGITPTTIKKAVRRGLEEELKARKRAREGIATNEPEFEIDELIKEMEGEMLAAANDMAFERAAMIRDQVLKLRRKREEIAKHGGSTKIRRSEVENASHRGKKRPEAKAGMPGSRAGKRRKGR, from the coding sequence GTGACCAGCAAGCCCTTCAAGGTCGTCTCGCCCTTCGCCCCCATGGGCGACCAGCCCACCGCCATCGAGAAACTCGCGGCGGACCTCAACGCCGGCAGGCCCGCGGCCGTGCTGCTCGGCGCCACCGGCACCGGCAAGACCTTCACGATGGCCAATGTCATCGCCAAGGTGGGCAAGCCCACGCTCATCATCAGCCACAACAAGACGCTTGCCGCCCAGCTGTTCGAGGAGCTCAAGGAGTTCCTGCCTGAGAACAGCGTCAACTACTTCGTCAGCTACTACGACTACTACCAGCCCGAGGCCTACATCCCGCAGCGCGACATCTACATCGAGAAGGACTCCTCGCGCAACGACGATCTCGACCAGCTCCGCCTCGCCGCCACCAGCAACATCCTCTCGCGGCGCGACACCGTCGTCGTCGCCTCCGTCTCGTGCATCTTCGGTCTGGGCAGCCCCGAGGCCTACGGCGACAAGGTGCTCACGATCACCAAGGGCATGCGGGTCGACCGACGCAACTTCCTCCTCGCCCTCAGCTCCATGCAGTACGCCCGCAGCGAGATGGAGTGGAAGCGCGGCCAGTTCCGCGTGCGGGGCGACGCACTGGACATCTGGCCCGCGTACGAGAAGTACGCCGTGCACATCGAGCTCTTCGGGGACGAGGTGGACCGGCTCGAGCTGATCAACCCCACCAGCGGCGAGATCCTCGCCGAGGAGCGCACGTTCCACCTCTTCCCCGCGGTGCACTACGTGATGCCCGAGAACCAGCTGCACAGCGCCCTCGACGCCATCCGCGCCGAGCTCGATGCTCGTGTCATGGAGTTCCGCAGCCAGGGCAAGCTGCTGGAGGCCCAGCGACTGCTCTCCCGCACCAAGTTCGACCTCGAAATGCTCGCCGAGACCGGCACCTGCCCGGGCATCGAGAACTACTCGCGGTTCATGGATGGGCGCGCCCCCGGCGAGCGGCCCTTCTGCCTCATGGACTACTTCGACTACGCGCCGTCACGCGGCAGCGACGGCCACCCGCGCCTGGGCGGCACCCGGCGCGACATCTCCGAGCGTCTGACCGCCGACGCGAGCATCGCCGCGATGACCGACGGGCCGGTGATCACCCACCCGCGCCGCCCCAACTTCCGCGACTGGCTGCTCATCATCGACGAATCGCACGTCACCATCCCGCAGATCAGGGCCATGTTCAACGGCGACCAGGCCCGCAAGACCGTGCTCGTTGAGCACGGCTTCCGCCTGCCCTCGGCCCTCGACAACCGGCCGCTTCGCTTCGAGGAGTTCGAGGCCATCGTGCCGCAGGTGATGTTCGTCTCCGCCACGCCCGCGAAGTACGAGCTGGAGCGCACCGGCGGCGAGGTGGCCGAGCAGGTCATCCGCCCCACCGGCCTGCTCGACCCGCAGGTGGAAGTGAAGCCCACCAAGGGCCAGGTGCCCGACCTGCTCGAGCAGTGCCAGGCCCGCGTGGCGGGCGGCGAGCGCGTGCTCGTGACCGCCCTCACGAAGCGGCTCTGCGAGGACCTCGCGTCGTACATGGCCGAGAAGGGCCTGCGCGTCCGCTACCTCCACAGCGACATCGAGACGCTCGACCGCATGGAGATCCTCGCCGACCTGCGCCTGGGCAACTTCGACATCCTCGTGGGCGTCAACCTGCTGCGCGAAGGCCTCGACCTGCCGGAAGTCTCGCTCGTCGCCATCCTCGACGCCGACAAGGAGGGCTTCCTCCGCTCACCCACCAGCCTCATCCAGCTCATGGGGCGTGCCGCCCGCAACGTCAACGGCAAGGTGATCATGTACGCCGACCAGATCACCCCCGCGATGCAGGGCGCCATCGAGGAGACAGAGCGCCGGCGCGTCAAGCAGCTCGCCTACAACGAGGCCCACGGGATCACCCCGACCACCATCAAGAAGGCGGTCCGCCGCGGCCTTGAGGAAGAGCTCAAGGCCCGCAAGCGCGCCCGCGAGGGGATCGCTACAAACGAGCCCGAGTTCGAGATCGACGAGCTCATCAAGGAGATGGAGGGCGAGATGCTCGCAGCGGCCAATGACATGGCCTTCGAGCGCGCCGCAATGATCCGCGACCAGGTGCTCAAACTCCGCCGCAAGCGCGAGGAGATCGCCAAGCACGGCGGCAGCACCAAGATCCGACGCTCCGAGGTCGAGAACGCCAGTCACCGCGGCAAGAAACGACCCGAGGCCAAGGCCGGCATGCCCGGCTCCCGCGCGGGAAAGCGCCGCAAGGGACGCTGA
- the uvrA gene encoding excinuclease ABC subunit UvrA — protein sequence MAPQGSPAVSGRKKTQAGNDGVNGKAEGFIEPRPVVAGAPLLGPCATMRTSASADAQRSIRVRGAREHNLKNIDVTIPRDKLVVMTGLSGSGKSSLAFDTIFAEGQRKYMESLSAYARQFLDQLKKPDVDEIEGIPPTIAIEQRSASSNPRSTVATTTEIYDYLRLLYARCARPYSWAVTKTKKDGTVLERSGKPISATSSTQVVDAIMGKPSGTRLMVMAPVVRGKKGFHREVLEELSSQGWNRARVNGTIVDLRDVLKEPGENPLGLGRHEKHTIEAVIDRIALAPDGRQRLAESVEAALRLANGVIVISVESPGDNGQSTWMDQSFSTRFSDPEHPEVALEELAPRLFSFNSPFGACPACNGLGTILEFDPDLVIPNRSLSLAEGAVAAWCKNGPVRAWFNRKLRRFCKDFAVSFNDPVSGFSPDQMKALLHGSTKPKFEGVIPNISDWWKSTENTGVKEWLSTFLSSSPCNTCNGDRLRIEALHVLLDSTHGVESEKACSGTVIGRPEKAAKTVHHLNIAELSRLTITEAAAYVNGLKLSPEQTVIAEPILKEINNRLRFLAGVGLEYLSLDRRTGTLSGGEAQRIRLASQVGSGLVGACYVLDEPTIGLHQRDNARLISTLRHLTDIGNTVIVVEHDEDMIRAADHLMDIGPGPGVHGGRVVVQGTVDEVINHPTSITGDYLAGRKRIELPRTRRKLTEKNAIAIKGARENNLKNVDVCFPLGGLVCVTGVSGSGKSTLVNDILLAAAKQELLGSRTKPGKHASFKWPKTLDRVIEVDQSPIGRTPRSNPATYTGIFDEIRKVFVQTKEAKIRGYKPGRFSFNVRAEAGGGRCEACQGQGLKKIEMHFLPDVYVECEVCRGKRYNRETLEVTYRGRNIADVLDMTVEEGLEFFAAHPKIVRFLQCLHDVGLDYVKLGQPSTQLSGGEAQRIKLATELGKGQSGSAAVEPLAQGEGDPEEGDALAAYASAKKSAKKAAPKETALGSSPYGHTLYVLDEPTTGLHFEDIRKLVNVMNRLADAGNTLVVIEHNLDVIKCADWLIDLGPEGGEKGGTIVAVGTPEQVAKVGASHTGRYLAPMLKA from the coding sequence TTGGCCCCACAGGGAAGTCCAGCGGTGAGCGGGCGGAAGAAGACTCAGGCGGGCAACGACGGGGTGAACGGTAAGGCGGAGGGGTTCATCGAGCCCCGCCCGGTGGTGGCCGGCGCGCCGTTGCTTGGCCCCTGCGCCACCATGCGCACGAGCGCCAGCGCCGATGCGCAGCGCTCCATCCGCGTGCGCGGCGCCCGCGAGCACAACCTCAAGAACATCGACGTCACCATCCCTCGCGACAAGCTGGTGGTGATGACGGGGCTGTCGGGGTCGGGGAAGAGCTCGCTGGCGTTCGACACGATCTTCGCCGAGGGGCAGCGGAAGTACATGGAGTCGCTGTCGGCGTACGCGCGGCAGTTCCTCGATCAGCTGAAGAAGCCCGACGTCGATGAGATCGAGGGCATCCCGCCGACGATCGCGATCGAGCAGCGCTCGGCGAGCAGCAACCCGCGCTCGACCGTCGCGACGACGACCGAAATCTACGACTACCTGCGCCTGCTGTACGCGCGGTGCGCCCGCCCCTACTCCTGGGCGGTGACCAAGACGAAGAAGGACGGCACCGTCCTCGAGCGCTCGGGCAAGCCGATCTCTGCGACCAGCAGCACGCAGGTGGTGGACGCGATCATGGGCAAGCCGTCGGGCACCCGCCTGATGGTGATGGCGCCGGTGGTCCGGGGCAAAAAGGGCTTCCACCGCGAGGTGCTCGAAGAGCTCTCGTCGCAGGGGTGGAATCGCGCCCGCGTCAACGGCACGATCGTCGATCTGCGCGACGTGCTGAAGGAGCCGGGCGAGAACCCGCTGGGCCTGGGCCGCCACGAGAAGCACACGATCGAGGCTGTGATCGACCGCATTGCCCTCGCGCCCGACGGTCGCCAGCGGCTGGCGGAGTCGGTGGAGGCCGCGCTGCGGCTGGCCAACGGGGTGATCGTGATCTCGGTGGAGTCGCCGGGGGACAACGGGCAGAGCACGTGGATGGACCAATCGTTCTCCACACGCTTCAGCGACCCCGAGCACCCCGAGGTGGCGCTCGAAGAGCTGGCGCCACGGCTGTTCTCGTTCAACTCGCCATTCGGGGCGTGCCCGGCATGCAACGGGCTGGGCACGATCCTCGAGTTTGACCCTGACCTGGTGATCCCCAACCGCTCGCTGAGCCTGGCCGAGGGGGCGGTGGCGGCGTGGTGCAAGAACGGGCCGGTGCGGGCGTGGTTCAACCGCAAGCTGCGGCGGTTCTGCAAGGACTTCGCGGTCTCGTTCAATGACCCGGTCAGCGGCTTTTCCCCCGATCAGATGAAGGCGCTGCTGCACGGCAGCACAAAGCCGAAGTTCGAGGGCGTGATCCCGAACATTTCCGACTGGTGGAAAAGTACGGAGAACACGGGTGTCAAGGAGTGGCTGTCCACGTTCCTCTCCAGCTCGCCCTGCAACACCTGCAACGGTGATCGGCTGAGGATCGAGGCGCTGCATGTTCTGCTGGATAGCACGCATGGTGTGGAGAGCGAAAAAGCGTGCAGCGGCACGGTCATCGGCCGCCCGGAGAAGGCCGCGAAGACGGTCCACCACCTCAACATCGCGGAGCTCTCGCGGCTGACCATCACCGAGGCCGCGGCGTACGTCAATGGCCTCAAGCTGTCGCCCGAGCAGACCGTGATCGCCGAGCCGATCCTGAAGGAGATCAACAACCGCCTGCGGTTCCTCGCGGGCGTGGGGCTGGAGTACCTCTCGCTGGACCGGCGCACCGGGACGCTCAGCGGCGGCGAGGCCCAGCGCATCCGCCTGGCCTCGCAGGTGGGCTCGGGTCTGGTGGGCGCGTGCTACGTGCTGGACGAGCCGACGATCGGCCTGCACCAGCGCGACAACGCGCGGCTGATCTCGACGCTGCGGCACTTGACCGACATTGGCAACACCGTGATCGTCGTCGAGCACGACGAGGACATGATCCGTGCTGCGGACCACCTGATGGACATCGGCCCCGGCCCGGGCGTGCACGGCGGGCGAGTGGTCGTGCAGGGCACAGTCGACGAGGTCATCAACCACCCGACCTCCATCACCGGCGACTACCTCGCGGGCCGGAAAAGGATCGAGCTGCCCCGCACCCGCCGCAAGCTGACCGAAAAGAACGCGATTGCCATCAAGGGCGCCCGCGAGAACAACCTCAAGAACGTTGATGTCTGCTTCCCCCTCGGCGGGCTGGTCTGCGTGACGGGCGTGAGCGGCTCGGGCAAGTCGACGCTGGTCAACGACATCCTGCTGGCGGCCGCGAAGCAGGAGCTTCTGGGCTCACGCACGAAGCCCGGCAAGCACGCGTCGTTCAAGTGGCCCAAGACCCTCGACCGCGTGATCGAGGTGGACCAGAGCCCGATCGGGCGCACCCCGCGGAGCAACCCGGCGACGTACACCGGCATCTTCGACGAGATCCGCAAGGTGTTCGTGCAGACGAAGGAGGCCAAGATCCGCGGCTACAAGCCCGGGCGGTTCTCCTTCAACGTGCGGGCGGAGGCGGGGGGCGGCCGGTGCGAGGCGTGCCAGGGGCAGGGCCTCAAGAAGATCGAGATGCACTTCCTGCCCGACGTGTATGTCGAGTGCGAGGTCTGCCGCGGCAAGCGGTACAACCGCGAGACGCTCGAGGTGACGTACCGCGGGCGGAACATCGCGGACGTGCTGGACATGACGGTGGAGGAGGGGCTGGAGTTCTTCGCCGCGCACCCGAAGATCGTGCGGTTCCTGCAGTGCCTGCACGATGTGGGGCTCGACTACGTGAAGCTTGGCCAGCCGAGCACGCAGCTCTCGGGCGGCGAGGCCCAGCGCATCAAGCTGGCGACGGAGCTGGGCAAGGGGCAGAGCGGGTCGGCGGCGGTGGAGCCGCTCGCCCAGGGTGAGGGCGATCCCGAGGAGGGCGACGCCCTCGCGGCGTACGCGTCGGCCAAGAAGAGCGCGAAAAAGGCGGCTCCGAAGGAGACGGCACTCGGCAGCAGCCCCTACGGACACACGCTCTACGTGCTCGACGAGCCCACCACTGGCCTGCACTTCGAGGACATCCGCAAGCTGGTGAACGTCATGAACCGCCTCGCCGATGCGGGCAACACGCTGGTCGTCATTGAGCACAACCTCGACGTCATCAAGTGCGCGGACTGGCTCATCGACCTGGGGCCCGAGGGCGGCGAGAAGGGCGGCACCATCGTGGCCGTCGGGACTCCAGAGCAGGTTGCGAAGGTCGGGGCCAGTCACACAGGGCGGTACCTGGCCCCGATGCTGAAGGCGTGA